A single region of the Plutella xylostella chromosome 26, ilPluXylo3.1, whole genome shotgun sequence genome encodes:
- the LOC119692158 gene encoding facilitated trehalose transporter Tret1 — protein MLPIFSSFGPFVRQYIIVIIANLSLYTSGLGVGWNSPVIVKLQDENNPVYEKPITDNEASLIVSLGLIGGITANVVAAYLVDNLGRKKSILLAAAPRIFCYTLSYFSVAPWMNYVARIVGGTGDGLSFCIVPMYASEIASKEIRGALGTMFQIFSSLGILTMLSVGPFLDYYTVNIVCIVLCVVTTIPMLIIPDSPYFLHKQGNVEEAVNVLTFLRASESEVKEEVQEYENDKGVTNMTFRELFKTSNLPILKIVGIAVCIGVGSQITGYNAIAMFLQAILVSTKTSVSPEIASVIIGVIQLLASFFTASIIDRFGRKPILSTSVIGISVGMIGLGTFFFKTSESDVVDGFWNYLPLVSIVIAVFSYSAGLGSLMFPLIAELFDGRSRALGMFFGVVSVFVATFILTLSFTSLANAIGAAYTYWFFGVNCLIFFVFIVLFVPETKGKTFAEIQVLLGVRPAESNKDVEKF, from the exons ATGCTGCCGATATTTTCTTCGTTTGGGCCTTTTGTCAGACAGTacattattgtaattattg CAAATCTCTCTCTATACACGAGTGGTCTCGGTGTGGGATGGAACTCTCCGGTCATCGTCAAATTACAAGATGAAAACAACCCCGTGTACGAAAAACCCATTACAGATAATGAGGCCTCCTTGATCGTATCACTGGGACTTATTGGTGGTATTACAG CCAACGTGGTCGCTGCTTATTTAGTGGACAATTTAGGAAGAAAGAAGTCAATTTTACTGGCTGCGGCACCAAGAATATTTTGTTACACCCTAAGCTACTTTTCCGTCGCACCATGGATGAATTATGTGGCAAGAATTGTGGGTGGCACTGGCGATGGTCTGAGTTTCTGCATTGTTCCCATGTATGCATCTGAAATTGCCAgt AAAGAAATCCGTGGTGCGCTGGGTACAATGTTTCAGATATTCTCATCGCTCGGTATTTTGACGATGCTCTCTGTGGGTCCGTTTCTGGACTACTACACCGTCAACATTGTTTGCATCGTCCTTTGCGTGGTCACAACTATTCCGATGTTAATTATACCTGACAGTCCGTATTTCTTACATAAACAAG GTAACGTCGAAGAAGCAGTAAACGTCCTAACATTCCTGCGAGCTTCAGAGTCCGAAGTGAAAGAGGAAGTACAAGAATACGAAAACGACAAGGGAGTGACAAACATGACATTCCGAGAGCTGTTTAAAACATCCAACTTGCCAATTCTGAAGATAGTAGGCATAGCTGTATGCATCGGTGTTGGGAGTCAGATCACTGGATACAATGCCATTGCTATGTTTTTGCAAGCGATATTGGTGTCGACTAAAACAAGTGTATCTCCAGAGATCGCTTCAGTGATCATCGGTGTGATACAGTTGTTGGCTAGCTTCTTCACTGCGTCCATCATTGATCGGTTTGGACGCAAGCCCATTTTGTCCACCAGCGTCATCGGCATCAGTGTCGGTATG aTTGGCTTGGGCACTTTCTTTTTCAAAACATCTGAAAGCGACGTAGTCGATGGATTCTGGAACTATCTGCCGCTTGTTTCAATCGTCATAGCTGTCTTCAGCTACAGTGCTG gtCTCGGCTCACTGATGTTCCCGCTTATAGCAGAACTATTCGACGGCAGATCGCGAGCTCTTGGAATGTTTTTCGGCGTAGTATCAGTTTTCGTCGCCACATTTATTTTAACCCTTTCTTTCACATCTTTAGCCAATGCCATTGGTGCCGCTTATACATACTGGTTCTTTGGTGttaattgtttaatattctttgtatttattgttttgtttgtgcCAGAAACGAAGGGAAAGACGTTTGCGGAAATTCAGGTGCTGCTAGGAGTAAGACCTGCCGAGTCGAACAAAGATGTAGAGAAATTTTGA